ATATAACCCTGTACTATGGAAAAGCTCACAATTCACATTCTATTAGTAGAAGATAGTGCCAGTGATGCCCATCTGCTACGTCGGATATTTTTACATACAGATCAAGAAAAATGGCAGATGTTACATGTTGAACGGCTATCTGAGGCAATAGATGCTAGCAGAGAAAATTCCGCATCCACCCTTAATAATTCTCAGATAGTGAGTCGAAGACAACGCAGATTCGACCTAGTTTTGTTAGACCTCAGCCTCCCAGACTCTATTGGATTGGAAACGTTGAAAGAATATCGGGCAGCAGTACCCGATATTCCAGTAGTGGTGTTAACAGGTCTTGATGATGAAGACTTAGCAATGCAAGCATTAGCAGAAGGCGCACAAGACTATCTCGTTAAAGATCAAATCACTATACAAAGGCTAGTACGTGCTATTCGCTATGCCATTGAAAGGAGCGAAATTCTTAACCAACTACGGGAAAGTGAAGAACGCACCCGTCAAGCCCTAGCAAAGGAACAGGAACTCAACGAGTTAAAGTCCAACTTTGTCGCAATGGTTTCTCATGAGTTTCGCACCCCTATGACTACAATTCGGACGGCTGTAGATATCCTGGAATATAACAGTGATAAACTAACTGATGAACGGAGAACTAAATATTTTGATCGTATACAAAATGCTATAAACCAAATGCTTCATCTCTTAAATGAGATATTGTTTTTGAGTAAAACAGAAGCGGCAAAACTCGAATACAAACCTACACTTTTAAATTTAGAAAATTTTTGCAGCGAACTCACAGATATTCTTCAAATTAATGCAGGTAGTCAGCACAGTATTATCTTTACTTGTCAAGGAAAATCAACCCAAGCCCAAATGGATGAAGACCTACTAAATTGTATCTTAACCAATTTAATTTCTAATGCCATCAAATATTCCCCTCAACATAGCACTATTTGGTTTGATTTAATTTGCCAAGATCGCCTCGCAACTTTCCAGGTAAAAGATCGGGGAATGGGCATTCCCCTCAAAGACCAAGCCCGTCTGTTTCAAACCTTCTATCGCGCCAGTAATGTGGGTGTAATTCAAGGAACAGGACTAGGACTCACTATAGTGAAAAAATGTGTGGAGCTACATGGTGGTCATATTCAATTAGAAAGTGAGCAGGGTGTTGGCACAACGGTAATTGTGACTTTACCACTGGAATGATTGGGCATTGAAAAGAAGCAGAGGGGCAGGGTGTGGAGGGCGGAGGGGAAAATTCTTCCCCCTGCTCCCTACTCCCTTGCTTCTTCCCCATTCCCCACCCTATTTTCCTACTTGGGGATTTGGCGTTGGACAAGTTTTATTAGCAAAATCACACTGATAAATATAGGGTTCTTGCCAACTCAGAGGAATTTCTAATAAGTCTCGTGTGCCTGTCATGCCTTGTCCAATAAATAGTAATAAAGCAATGCAGTTTAAAATCGTATGAACTATACGCCAGCGATTGGATTTATCTTGATAAATATCTTGAACAATTGCTAATGAAAAAATCATCAGCAGTGCTGCGGTAATCCCAATATAATAATGTGACCAATACCACTCATTAGTGCGGCGATAGACTCCATCCTGACAGCCTAAAATGACTAAACCTGCACCAGTTAAAGTTGCAAAAACTCCCCGCCATACACGTTGCTTTGCCCGATAAAGAAATACTAAAGAGGCGATGGTGGCAGCAAACAGTAACAGGATAAAAACAACTTGAAAAGGTGTTTTATTCCACAATTGATTTGTGATAATATTTTTGCTAATAGGGTAGCTTAATCCGATTAAAGTTAATCCGACAACTGCACTTGTTAGCTTTTCACCTAACTGCTTATGTTCTCCACCCACCACCGGAGGAATTTTGCTCTTACTCCCAGCTAAAATTTGCAATCGGCGTTGCCGTGTCTGCCAAGCAAAATTCACTACTGTACCGATGAGTGGAAACACGAATATAATTGCGATCGCTGGATGTACAAGACTAAGAAAATCTGTTATTTGCATACAACACCTTTAAATGAATCATTGAATTCATCTCAAAGGATAATCTAGGTCATCGTACCATCATTTAAATTAATTTGAGATGAGAATTTGTTTAATATTCATTTCTATTATTTTTAGCTGATTTTAATCAAGCAAATATTTGAATATCTTATAAAAGATTATGACTCTAAAAAATACAGGTTATGTGTTAAAAAATACATAGAAATCTTTGACTATAAAGTATTATTAGAAATGTTTTGTAACATTTTTTCAAAAAAATCCGTTACAAAAATCTGGTGAAATACTTTTTTACACAATAGTTTTAGGTGAAAAAGGGTAAATAAAATGTCAGGATCAAAACTTCGCTATAAACCATCTCAAAATACTGTTTTTAAGGGAGTTATTCAATTTCACACAGCAACGCTGATTTTATTAGGCATTGTTTTATTTTCTGGCATCATTATAGCAGGATGGTTCGCTGGTGAAGATAGAATTAGTGGAATTTTTGCTCAAATCAACTACTGGCAAATGCACTCACCAATGTGGTTAGAAGTTCCAAGAATAGAGGGTAAATATTTACTGCTACCCACTGTTGGATGCTTGTTAACTGTGTTTGTCGTGATGAAAATATCTCCAATACCACGGATTTGGTCGCAACGGTTAATAGTGGGAATGTTAATCATTTTAACTTTGCGGTATGTTCTGTGGCGATCGCTCTCTAGCTTAAATTTAGTAGATCCCTTGAATGGGGTATTTAGTCTAGGGTTATTTTTTGCAGAGATGTTAGTGATAGTCAATAGCACGATACAGCTATTTTTCATGTTGAATATCAAAGAACGTCACCGAGAAGCAGACATGAAATCATTAGCTGTACTCAGTGGTAGCTTTGTACCAACTGTTGATATTCTTATACCAACTTATAACGAGCCAGTTCTTATATTACGGCGGACAATTATTGGTTGTCAAGCCCTAAATTATGCAAGTAAAAAAATCTATCTTTTGGATGATACTAATCGTTTAGAAATGAGGCATTTGGCAAAAGAATTAGGTTGTTATTATATAATAAGACCTGATAATAGTTATGCGAAAGCAGGTAATTTGAATCATGCGATCGCTAAAACTAATGGAGAATTAATAGTAGTTTTTGATGCCGATTTTATCCCTACTAGTAACTTTCTCACTCGCACTGTTGGATTTTTTCAAGATGCAAAAATTGCCCTTGTACAAACACCTCAAAGCTTTTATAATGCTGACCCCATAGCCCGTAATCTAGGCTTAGAAAATGTTCTCACCCATGAAGCAGAAGTATTTCATCGCCAAATTCAGACAAGTCGTGATTCTTCAGGTAGTGCAATCTGTGCTGGTACATCCTTTGTTGTTCGTAGGAGTGCTTTAGAGGAAGTTGGGGGTTTTGTAATTGAATCTTTAAGTGAAGATTATTTCACAGGAATTCGCTTATCTGCTCAAGGCTATCGTTTAGTTTATTTAAATGAAAAGTTAAGTGCTGGTTTAGCAGCAGAAAATATCGTCGGCTATGCAATTCAACGATTAAGGTGGGGACAAGGTACACTCCAGGCACTATTTATTAAATCTAATCCTTTAAAAATTCCTGGGCTAACTTTTATGCAGAGATTAGCTTGTTTAGCAGCATTGCTATATTGGTTTGGCAATATTTCGCGTATCTATTTTCTACTTATCCCATTAGCATATTCATTTTTCCATGTAATTCCTATCCGTTCAACAGCAGCAGAATTATTATTTTTTTTCTTACCTTACTATTTAGTGAATTTAGCAACGTTTTCTTGGTTGACTTATCGTTCTTGTTCAGGTTTGCTCTCAGATATTTATTCACTAGTAATCTGTTTTCCTTTGGCAATAAATACCCTACAAGTGATGATTTATCCTTTTGCGAAAGGATTTAAAGTTACACCAAAGGGTATAGTAAAAAATCGTTATACTTTTAATTGGAATTTAGCCATACCTCTCATATTTTTGTTTATTGCTACTGCTATTAGTTTGTGGCTAAATCTAAATATTGCACCAGAAACCACTCAACAGATGACAGGTATCAATTTAGGTTGGCTGTGGAGTATTTATAATTTGATTATGATTGGTATCACTCTTTTAATTTTAATAGATGCACCAAAAGCAGATATGTATGAATGGTTTAATTTGCGGCGAATAGTGCAGTTAAGAGTTGGCGGTCAGAATTTGTGGGGTGTGACTACAATGATTTCGGAAGCAGGTGTTGAAATTGCTATGACTCAGAAGTTACCCATCAATTTATTTGCCCATCAACTAATAAATATAGGAGTTATAGAAGAAAATTTATGGCTAACTGGTGAGCTTGTGAATACTGGGTTTAAAGATGGATCTTTCACAGTGCGGCTTAGGTTTAAATCAGTAAGTTTAAATAAACATCGCCGCCTTGTAGAAATGCTATTTTGTCGTCCAGGACAGTGGAAGCGCCAGAATGCGCCAGGAGAATTACATTCGTTATTATTAATATTTAAAATTTTCCTGAAACCACGAATTCTATTTGATAAAAAAGTAGATGTAAGAGCAATGACAGTTTCTCAAATCTGAAATTTTATTCTTATCAAGTACTGAATAATTGTCCCAAACGCGGTATCTCATACTAGTGCAATGAGTGAGGATTTTCTACTTTCCAGAGCAAGTAATGATTGTCACTATATAAAACATTTGTTTTATACTGATAATTTCTTTCTATTTGCTTGCGCCAGCTATCTGAAGGATTTAGTAAAAAAATATCAGTGAACTCATCAGGAATATTTGGGATAGTTTGAGCTTTTACTAATTGAAACTGCACTTTTGGCTGTAAAAGATAGCTGAGAGAAAAGACATTCCCATAATTAATACCAGAATCATCACTAATCAAAAGTGGATGAGCAGCCTGATTAATAATTTTTGCAGCTTGTGGATTACCATAGCTAATCACCTTACTCCACCAAGTTTCAGCTTGGGAACTCACTCCATAAGAAACTAACCCACAAATAATCACTAATCCTATAATTGTCTGCCAAATTTTTCGGCGTACAAAACTCTCATTATGTAGCTGCGTAGTCAGGAGATAGGCAACAGCTAATTGAATGCCCAAATAAGAAGGCAATAAATAACGTTCGGAAAGTGAGCGTATACCCCCAAAGATTAAATCTGGTAGCACCAAAGGTAGTGCAGGAATTATAATCAAGGTGACAACAAACAACCAGATTTTATAGTTAGTTGTCCGACAAATAAAATAAATAGAATATCCAATAAGTGTTAAAAAAAATGGTGTAATTATATAGCTAATGGAATTTTCAAAACCAAAGTTTAAATCAAGAAAAATCCGGTTCAACTGTAAAAGCCAAGATTTAATTAAAATCTCTAGGGGAAACTGCATTTTTGTCCAGGCTGTTGAACTGTCAAATTGCAACAAATTATCTATTACAACTAATATCCAAGGTGTGAAGGCGAAAAACCCTGTTAAAGATGCTAATAGATAAGCTTTCACTGTCCGATTTAACCTAAATCTGGCAGTGGTAATTACATAAATTCCATGAGCAAATGTTACTAATCCACTCAACAAAAATGTGTAAAGGCTGAGTGCTAAAGTGACTGCATAGATTCCCCAATTTAATATGCGTGGTGCTTGATTTTTTGATTCCAGTCGTAATGCTCGTAGCAACGAGGCGCTGGATAGTAATATAGTTACCACCCAGAGAATGTATTCTCGTGCTTCTTGGGCGTACACTAGGTGAATAGGGGAGATTGCCATGAGTGCGATCGCAACCTCTGATACCCACACCGATGCTTTAAATAATTCTCGACATAGCCAATAAATACTCGGAAAAATCAACAAGCTGATAAAGGCAGATAAACTTCTGATAGCCGTCACCGAATTACCAAAGATTCCCACCCAAAACCGAGCGATTATATAATACAGTGGGGGATGCTGTGGATCTTCTGTTTCCAAAGACATAATTGTGTCAATTAAGCCCTTTTCCATATTAGGACTTTGGAATTTGGCAAAACTTTCTTTAGTAATTATGCGACCATTAAATATTTGCTGCCTTACTTCGTTTGCCGTATAACCAGAAATCCGTAATGAAGTAAAAGTCTCATCATGCCAATAAACTTTGCCGTCAATGTTAAAAAAGCGAAAAAATATCCCAACCATTAATAAAACGACAATGAAAAACCGCAACCTATTTGGTGTAAGTTTGAGACGCCGCATAACTAAATTTTACAATAACTTGTAGACAATTATGTACTCTAAACATTTGATGAAAATTAAATATGCATTGCCTGAAATCCATATTGCACTATAAACTAGCAGATAATTGATTATTTGGCGACATATTACGTCGGCGCAAATTACGATTTTTAGTAAGTTTCCAGATCGAATAATAGTCATCACTATAAACGATATCTGTCTTTAGCTTATATTTTTTTTCAATTGTTTCGCGCCAAGTGTCTGAAGGATTAAGTAAAAACACATCAGTAAACCCATTAGGGATTTTAGGCGTTTTTTGATTATTCACCAACAGAAATCGCACTTTTGGTTCTAAAAGATAGCTGAGAGAAAAAACATTCCCATAATTATTACCCAAAGCATCACTAATCAAAAGTGGACGATTCGCCTGATTAATGATTTGGGCAACTTGTGGATTACCATAGTTCATACCTTTATTCCACCAAGTTTCTGCCTGGGAACTCACCTTAAAAGAAATTAGACCACAAATAATCACTAATGCCATGATTGTGTGCCAAATGCTCCGGCGTGACACGCTCCCATTATATATTTGTGTAGCTAGTAGATAAGCAACAGCTAATTGGATTCCTAAATAAGCTGGTATTAAATATGGTTCGATAGATGATCGTATAACCCCAGCAATTAAATCTGGCATTATTAGGGGTAATGCTGGTACTACAATTAATGTGATGATAAAAGACCAGACTTTATAGTTAGTTGTTTGACAAAGAAAATAAATTGCATATCCTACCAAACTTAAAAATATTGGTGTAATTAAATAGTTTAAAGAATTTTCTGAAGTAAGGTTGATATCAAAAAAAATCCGGCTTACCTGCATTAGTAAAAATGGAAATACAGTCATTAAAGATGACTGTGAAGTTGTTTTATCTGCTGAAATCAAAAATTGAAAAAAATTACCGATTACAACTGTTATCCAAGGCATGAAGGCTAAAAAACCTACCATTGATGCTATCAGATAAGTTCTGACAGTTTCAGTAAACTGAAATTTGGCGACGATCATTACATAAATGCCGTGAGCAAGTGCTACAAATACACTCCAAAGAAATGTATAAAGACTAATGGCTAAAGTTACTGCATAAATGCTCCAGATAGCAAATAAATCTGGTCGTTGTCGTTCTTTTGCTAGCTCATCTTCTACCTGCATCGCTCGCAGTAAAGACGCACTGGATAGTAAGATCGTGACTAACCAAAGAATATATTCTTGTGCTTCTTGGGCGTATACTAAGTGAATTGGAGAGATGGCCATGAGTGCGATGGCTACGCTCGCCGCAGGCATCGCAACACCAGAAACCGATAATGGCACATTAAATAATTCTCGGCATAGCCAATAAACACAAGGGAAAACCAGCAAACTAATACAGGCAGATAAACTTCTAATCGCCGTCACCGAATTACCAAAGACTTCCATCCACAATCTGGCTATGATGTAATACAACGGTGGATGCTGTGGATCTTGTTTTGCCAAAGACATAATTGTGTCATTTAAGCTTTTTTCTGGATTTGCACCTTGAAACTGGGTAAAACTTTCTCCACCAATGACACGATTATTAAAAAGTTGCTGTTTCGCTTCAGTTTTTGTGTAACCAGAAATCCGCAATGAGGCATAAGTTTCATCATGCCAGTAAACTTTGCCATCAAGGTTAAAGAAGCGAAACAAAATACCCATCGCCAATAAGAAAATAATTAAAAATCGCAACCAACTCGGAATCAATTTGAGATGGTGCATAAGTAATTTTCCCAATAAATAATTTATCTACAATAATCGAGTCAGTAAGAATAAATGAGGTGCGATCGCTAAAAATTATATCTGAGTTTGTTCATCAAAGATACTTTGAGCGATCGCACCTGATTCAGAGCAATGAGTAAACATCAAAAGTTAGTTCCTCTAGCCGCCTGTAAATGACAGTCTTTAGCAAAAAAGACAATTTTTACAAAATTTGGTAACGCCATCTAGCAAAGTCTTTACTATTAGATATAGTTAAAAAATCAATAGTCTTAAACTGTGAATCAATAGCCGGGACACTGCATATTTTAGCTCCAATATTCAAATATGCCTGCAAAATTTTCGGAATTTCAAAATTATATGAATCTGGACAATCTTGAGGGAGTTGTAGAGAAGATTGTGAATTTGGATAGACCAAAATACTCGGATGCATCAAGCCATTCTGCCGAAAATAGTCATAAGCGCAAGTAGCTTGCCAAGGACATTGTGTTAGTAATGATGCACATCCAAAGAAATATTGATTTTTACTCCAGATCAGATAATTTGCCAGCCCTTCCCAGAGTAATAAAAGTGCCTGACTGTTGCGATATTCTTTAGCTATACATGCACGTCCAACTTCTACAGATACTCGCAGCACAGAATCAGGAATTCCATTAAGATTAAATATATCGGCAGCATCAAAGCCTAGTCTTTGAGAAGCCATTGTATAGGTTTGCATCCGATAAGTTCCAATGGTTTTACCCGTTTGTTTGGAGAACAAGATTAAATGATGACAAACCGCATCAAACTTATCTATATCCATCTGGGTAAAGTTAGAAGTAGATAATCCTAAGCCTAGTTCCAGATTAAAAACTTCAAAGCGCAACCGAAAAATTGATTCTAATTCTTCTTTAGTTGACGCCAGCCGTAGGGTATATTTTTCAGTTTGAAGGACGGGAAAATCTTCAAGAGGCGGAAGAGGATTCAGTGAGTAATTGATGTTGCGTCCAGAAACTTCCATCTATCTTCCTACTTAGATTTGCGAAAATATCCTACTAGGATTTAGGTACTATAAAAATAGCTCACATTATGCATTAATGTGTCGAAGGATAATTGAGACGGTTTTCGATAAAAGATCCTTGAGAAAGCTTTTTTACTTTCTGGGATTAGAGGTATAGTACTTTTATTATGGGCATTAATTCCTAAAAAATCTGGCAATAAGATACAAAATTTTTCTTTGATATAGGCTATAAATGCAAGCCATACTATTTTGGATTTTGGATTTTAGATTTTGGATTGTAAACTGCTTGGTGTATCTAGATTGTCTCACTCTATCTGTTGCAATTATTTTTAAAATTGGTATCAGTTATAAGGCAATACAGTTCAGAATGAGCAACAAAACCCCCATGTAGAGACACGATTTATCGCGTCTTGAAAGATTAATTATCTAAAATCACAATCAGGCAGAAAGCCCCCGAATGAATCCAGGGGCTTAGATAATTTTGGTTGCTATCGCCAACGCGATCGCCATCTGCGGTAAATGCACTCTAAAATACTTAATTAATTACGATGATTATTGCTGTAGTGAACTCTTGTACCTGCCCACAGCAACTTCTCCCGTAGCGTCTGATAGTAGGAATTGTTCTCGCGCAAAATAATAAATTTAGCCCGACACTCTGCCATCCGCACATCAACGCGGTGTCCCGGCCAAATTGAAGTCCCTAAAACCCCATCTGTCCACAGCTTGGTACTCAAGTCGTAATCCCCCAAAGGCCAAATACTCACCACAGAACCAGGGGGTAAAACAAGAGGGCGACTAGAAAGGCTCATTGCACAAATAGGAGTGACGGTAATCGCCTCCATACCATCATGCATAATTGGCCCATTAGCAGAAACAGTGTAACCAGTAGAACCTGTGGGAGTGGAAATAATCAACCCATCCCCGACATATTGATCGACCACCTCACCGTCGATTTCCATTTCCAGAATTGAGGTAATCATTCGGTCAGCTGAGGCGGGTTTGACACAAAATTCATTCAAAGAGAGGTAACGTTCGCTCACAGGTTCCAAATTAGACCCATGACCCTCATACACCGCAGCTTGTAACATCATCCGTCGTTGGATAGCATAGCGATCCTCAAACAGCCGATCCCAAACTTTCTCTGTATCCTGAAACTCTTCCACCGACTCAGTTAAAAACCCCAGATGACCTCCCACATTCACTCCCAAAATAGGGATGCCAGCTGGGGCTAAATGTCTGGCACTGGTTAAAACAGTACCATCGCCACCGAGTACCAAAGCGAGATCGATTGGTTGACCCGCCGAAGCCAAAAAGACTGGATAGGGGTTGTCTTTCGGCCCGCTAGGCCCCATCAACACTTGGCAATCGCGACTTTCTAGTTGTTTCGCACAGATTTCTGCCCATTGTTTACTCCGGGCATCCCGCGCTTTATAAGCAATGATTACCTGCTTTAGTTGCACGCACAATTACCACTTCAGGAGATTAAACTGCTCCATATCGACGGTATCGCGGTTGCGATAAATGGCCAGCACGATCGCTAAACCCACCGCCGCCTCGGCTGCGGCCACGGTAATCACAAATACTGTGAAAACCTGACCCTTAATTAATGTTGAGTCGAGGAAGTTGGAAAATGCCATTAAATTCAGATTAACAGCATTGAGCAGTAACTCAATTGACATCAGCACCCGCACAGCGTTGCGGCTGGTAATTAAACCGTAGATGCCGATGCAGAATAAAGCTGCTGCTAGTAATAAAAAGTACTGGAGTTGCATGAATCTGAGTATCCCTCCTGAAAAATCTGGCTGTTGACCTGCGACTGAGGTCGCAAATATTACTCTTTTGTTTCGCTAGTTGTTGATACTAGTTCTCTGGGGCGTTCTTGTAAAGTCAAAACAGTTTGCCCCACATTGGATCGTGTCAGTTGATCTGGCAAATACTCGCGACGTGCCAAAATAATTGCTCCTACCATCGCTATCAGCAGCAAAATGGAAGCCAATTCAAAAGGTAATAAAAAGTCAGTGAAGAAATGTTCGCCAATCAAAACAATAGAACTTTCACCACCTGCTACAGCAGGAGTTGAGTAAGCCCAAGGAGTAGCCAGCACCATCGTACTTAAAAGACCAAACAATCCTACACTGACTAGACCTGTAAGTACTTTCCGTACCCAAGAGTTAGGAAATGCTACAAAATCCTGCCGTTTGTTCACCAACATAATGGCAAACAAAATCAACACGTTAACTGCCCCAACGTAAATTAGTATTTGTGCAGCTGCAACAAAATCAGCATTTAGCAACAGGTAGATTCCCGCTATGCTGATGAACACACCCCCTAGCAAAAAGGCAGAATAGACAATGTTGGAGAACAGCACCACACCAATAGCTGCCCCAATCATCATCACGCCTAGTATGCCAAGTGATACTAACTGTACTCCTTCTGCTAAATTCACTGTTTTTTGTCCTCAGTCAATCAATTTTGGATTTTGGATTTTCGATTACCGATTTTAGATTTTTTTCAATCCAAAATCTAAAATCTAAAATCTAAAATTTGTATGGTCATTAGTCATTGATCATTGGTCATTAGTCATTAGGAATTGGACTTTGGACAAATGACAAATGACATTTATTTTTCTGTTTGTTCTACCAGGTCTTCTGGACGCGCCCCTGCACGTGGCGCATCTGCGGGCAGTCCATGTGGTTCGAGGACGCCTTTGGGTAGGTAAACTAGTTCGCGCAGTGGTGTAACCATTGGATCATCTGTTACCTTATAAGGCAGACGACCTAGTGCTACGTTGTCATAGTTCAATTCATGGCGATCGTAAGTGGCAAGCTCATACTCTTCTGTCATGGATAGACAGTTAGTTGGGCAAAATTCCACACAATTACCGCAAAAGATACAAACTCCAAAGTCAATGCTGTAGTGGTTGAGTTTTTTCTTTTTGCTGGCTTTGTCGAATTCCCAATCTACTACAGGCAGGTTAATCGGACAAACGCGAACACAGACTTCGCAGGCGATGCACTTATCAAATTCAAAGTGAATTCTACCGCGAAACCGTTCGCCAGGAATCAGTTTTTCGTAAGGGTACTGTACAGTAATTGGACGCCGCCGCATGTGGTCAAAGGTGACAGAAAGCCCCTGACCAATGTATCGCGCAGCTTGTACCGTTTCTTTGGCGTAATCACCAACTTGTTTCAGGAACTTTAGCATTGTGCTTCACTCTCTCTCTTTTAGATTTTTGATTTTGAATTTTAGATTTTAGATTCAATCCAAAATCTAAAATCTAAAATCTAAAATTGGCTTACCCACCGAAGGCGAAGGGAAAGGCTAGTTTCAGGGCGGCGGTTAATAGGAGATTAACCAAGCCGACTGGTAACAAAAACTTCCATCCTAAATCTAACAGTTGGTCAATCCGTACCCGTGGCACTGTCCAGCGCAACAGGATGGCGACAAACACTAGTAAATAGGCTTTGAACACGGTCATGGTGATACCCAAAGCTGCAGTTACTATCTGAAACACGGGATTTAATTCACTGACTCCTAGCCAACCAGCGATGAGATTAAGGGGAATCGGAAAGTCCCAACCACCCAGGTAGAGAATTGCTACTAGTAAGGAAGAAAGGATCAAGTTAACGTAGGAACCCAGGTAGAACAGACCGAATTTCATCCCTGAATATTCAGTCTGATAGCCGGCGACGATTTCTTCTTCCGCTTCGGGTAAGTCAAAGGGTAATCGTTCGCATTCAGCGAGGGCAGCTATCCAAAAGATCAGAAAACCAATTGGTTGTCGCCAAATGTTCCAGCCTAGAATGCCGTAGCCAGATTGTTGATTGACAATATCAACGGTGTCGAGGCTATTAGACATCATAGCGATCGCTAACACCGCTAACGCCAATGGAATTTCATAACTAATAGATTGCGCTGCTGCTCGCAAGCCCCCTAAGAGGGAGTATTTATTATTAGATGCGTAGCCAGCCATCAATAAGCCAATAGGTTGAATGCTTGACAAGGCAATCCACAAGAATACGCCCATGCCCACATTACTAACTACGATATTCTGCCC
This Nostoc sp. C052 DNA region includes the following protein-coding sequences:
- a CDS encoding GNAT family N-acetyltransferase translates to MEVSGRNINYSLNPLPPLEDFPVLQTEKYTLRLASTKEELESIFRLRFEVFNLELGLGLSTSNFTQMDIDKFDAVCHHLILFSKQTGKTIGTYRMQTYTMASQRLGFDAADIFNLNGIPDSVLRVSVEVGRACIAKEYRNSQALLLLWEGLANYLIWSKNQYFFGCASLLTQCPWQATCAYDYFRQNGLMHPSILVYPNSQSSLQLPQDCPDSYNFEIPKILQAYLNIGAKICSVPAIDSQFKTIDFLTISNSKDFARWRYQIL
- a CDS encoding NAD(+) kinase; amino-acid sequence: MQLKQVIIAYKARDARSKQWAEICAKQLESRDCQVLMGPSGPKDNPYPVFLASAGQPIDLALVLGGDGTVLTSARHLAPAGIPILGVNVGGHLGFLTESVEEFQDTEKVWDRLFEDRYAIQRRMMLQAAVYEGHGSNLEPVSERYLSLNEFCVKPASADRMITSILEMEIDGEVVDQYVGDGLIISTPTGSTGYTVSANGPIMHDGMEAITVTPICAMSLSSRPLVLPPGSVVSIWPLGDYDLSTKLWTDGVLGTSIWPGHRVDVRMAECRAKFIILRENNSYYQTLREKLLWAGTRVHYSNNHRN
- the nuoK gene encoding NADH-quinone oxidoreductase subunit NuoK gives rise to the protein MQLQYFLLLAAALFCIGIYGLITSRNAVRVLMSIELLLNAVNLNLMAFSNFLDSTLIKGQVFTVFVITVAAAEAAVGLAIVLAIYRNRDTVDMEQFNLLKW
- a CDS encoding NADH-quinone oxidoreductase subunit J — translated: MNLAEGVQLVSLGILGVMMIGAAIGVVLFSNIVYSAFLLGGVFISIAGIYLLLNADFVAAAQILIYVGAVNVLILFAIMLVNKRQDFVAFPNSWVRKVLTGLVSVGLFGLLSTMVLATPWAYSTPAVAGGESSIVLIGEHFFTDFLLPFELASILLLIAMVGAIILARREYLPDQLTRSNVGQTVLTLQERPRELVSTTSETKE
- the ndhI gene encoding NAD(P)H-quinone oxidoreductase subunit I; amino-acid sequence: MLKFLKQVGDYAKETVQAARYIGQGLSVTFDHMRRRPITVQYPYEKLIPGERFRGRIHFEFDKCIACEVCVRVCPINLPVVDWEFDKASKKKKLNHYSIDFGVCIFCGNCVEFCPTNCLSMTEEYELATYDRHELNYDNVALGRLPYKVTDDPMVTPLRELVYLPKGVLEPHGLPADAPRAGARPEDLVEQTEK
- the nuoH gene encoding NADH-quinone oxidoreductase subunit NuoH, coding for MNSGIDLQGTFIESLRDLGIPAGTAKAIWMPLPMILMLIGATVGVLVATWLERKISASAQQRIGPEYQGPFGLLVPVADGLKLLFKEDIVPAKSDPWLFTLGPIIVVIPVFLSFLIVPFGQNIVVSNVGMGVFLWIALSSIQPIGLLMAGYASNNKYSLLGGLRAAAQSISYEIPLALAVLAIAMMSNSLDTVDIVNQQSGYGILGWNIWRQPIGFLIFWIAALAECERLPFDLPEAEEEIVAGYQTEYSGMKFGLFYLGSYVNLILSSLLVAILYLGGWDFPIPLNLIAGWLGVSELNPVFQIVTAALGITMTVFKAYLLVFVAILLRWTVPRVRIDQLLDLGWKFLLPVGLVNLLLTAALKLAFPFAFGG